Part of the Helicobacter bilis genome is shown below.
ATGCTTTGTGCATGTAAGCCTTCATTATCTACATAACTTTTTGCTTTAGAATCTTTTTGTGTGCTAATCTTTTTTTCAATATTTATTTCTTCATAGAGTTTGCCCTCAATTAAGGCAAAATACATTTTTTCCACTTCTTTTTGCTTGAAAGCTTGGATTGCTTTTTGTCGCATTTTTTCATTTTTTGCAAGTAAAATCACGCCGCTTGTGTCTTTATCAAGGCGATTTATAAGCTTATAATGCGGATAGGTTTTAAGCAAACTATAGCTTTCAATCCCCACACTTTTATCAAGGGCTAGTATATCATCATCTTCAAATATCACGACACAAGGCGTAGTAAGCACTTCAAACTTTGTATTAAGCGGCAGTAAAGTCCTTGCGATAAGCAACCTTTTCCCCTTAATGCTTACCCTACCTGAATCAATTAAATCTTTTGCTTTATTTGTAGATATATTGCGTTGCAAGGCAAGTAGTTTATAAGCCTTTTCGCCTTGCTCTGTTCGTATGGGCTTTTTTGTGAGTATTTTTTGTGTTTTAGTTGTTGCATCTCTTTTAGCATGAGTTTTGTTTTTAGGTGCTTTTTTACGCTCCATAGTTATCCTTATTTAGAATCTAGTTTTAGCCAAGCGGTTTTACTTCAAGGAAGCTCCACCAATACCACACAGAAAATAGCGTAACACACACAATGCCAACAAGGCTTAATAAAAAGCCAAAGCGTATCATATCCCATGCCTTAATTCCCCCTTGTGCGAAAACTATCGCATTAGGCGGTGTGCTAATAGGAATCATAAATGAAAAACTCGCACAAATAGTTACCACAAGCATAAGCAACACACGAGAAGTATCACTTAAAAATGGCTGTGTGGCGACTTCTATAATAGGCAAAAGTATGGCGATTAAAGCCGTAGTTGATAAAAATCCAGTCGCTATAATAGAAAACACACAAGCAAAAAAGATAAAAGCAATGAAAGGCAGACCATCAAAACGCGCAAAAAATGAGGTAAATGCCCCGCCAAGCTCTGCTTGTGAAAACGCAGTGGCAATGCAGAATCCAGCACCAAATAAAAAGATAATCTCATAAGGTATAGACTTTGTATCGTCCCAATCTAAAAAGCCAATTTTAGGGATAAACATCATTAAGCCAAAAGCAAGTAAAATGACATTTTCATTAAAGCCAAGCCCATTATAAAATGGTCGTATCGGCGAGTTTAAAAGCAATATCACAAGTAAAGCAGCAATGAAAACTAAAAGTCTTTTATGCGTACCATTCACATGGATAGAATCAAATAGGCTAAGATTAAGGGGCTCTTCACTCACACCATAGGATAGAATCTTTATCATCATAAATAGCATTAAAAATGTAAGGGGCGCCATCATAAAAATCCAAGTTGTAAAGCTAATGCCGCTTAAACCTTGAGATTCTAAAAAGCCAAGATAAATGAGATTGGGCGGACTGCCAATGGGCGTCGTAATGCCGCTAATACTTGCCCCAAAAGCTACTGCGAGTAAAAACCTTGTGCGTAAAATCTTATTATCTGTAATTGACATAGCAACAGGGAGTAATAATAGGGCAACAGTGGAGTTTGATAACGCTGTCCCAAGTGCCACAGAAGCCACACCTAAGGCGGATATAACGCCCTTTGTATTCTTTGGGAATCTTGCTAAAAACCATTTTGCTATCACTCTGTGGAGTCCTATCTTCTCTGTCGCGGTTGCTATCATAAAGCCACCTAAGAAGAGATAAATGATAGGATTAGCATAGTTTGCAGTGGCACTTTTTGTATCAAGTATGCCAAAGCTTGGGAATAAAATGATAGGAAGCAAGGATACAACGCCCATAGGCAATGCCTTATTCGTCCAAAGTGTTACAAGTAAGCCCATAATGCCTATAAGCGTTGAAACTTTCAAGGTTGCATGTAAATAGAAATATGCAAAGCAAAACACAATCGCACCTATAATAAGAGCTAAACCAACGCCAAGCAGGACGCCTAGAATCTTTTCTTGTTGTTTTTCTTCTTTTTGTGTTGTGTTTGCATTATTTGTGTCTTCTGTTATTTGTTGTGGATTTATAGAATCTGTGTTATGTGTTTGGTTGCTTTGTTGTGATGAAGTTTCTGTGTTATTTGTAGATTCTAAAGTTTTAGAATCTAGCTTTTTGTCATATTGAGCCGTAGGCGAAATATCTTCTTTAGATTCCATATGAGATACTTCGCCTAAAGGCTTAGTATGATAAATATTAGAATCTAGCTTCTCTCTATCCCTTGTGCTTGTATTTTGCATAAAACCCCTTTATAAGACTAAAAGCAGGATTATAACAAAAAAGTATCGATTACAAAAGTCCTAGATATCATTTACATGTTATTAATGAGTAAGGTTTTAAGGCTAGATTCTAAACTAACCATAAGTCAAAAGCAAAGCAGTGATAGCATAAATAAAATACAAAATACCATCAAGCATTTTAATACGCCATGAATAAATCGGTGTCAATAAATAGCTAATAAAAAGCACAAAGCCTAGCAATAAAAGCATATAAATATCACGCAAATGCAATACATAAAGCACAATATAAGCAGCAATAATAAAAAGCGTATTGACAAGCAAGTATTTTAAACGCAACATAACAACACAAAAATGCAAAATCACAGCGACAAATAAAAAACCATTTTCAAAAAATGGATTATTTGCTAAAGATTCTGGAAAGCCCAAGTTAAAAACAGAAACAATAAAGACATATAGCCCACTCATAATTAAGGCAATAAAAAGACTGACAAAAAGCCATGAAGTCTGCCCTGCGGTTGCACTATCCATGCCACTTTTTTCAAGGCTATGCTTTAGGGGTGTATAGAGTGGGATACCGCCTTGTTCTTCATTCTTTTCTTTTTTATTTTTCTTTTTAATAGACATATTATTCTCTATTTAAGAATCTATTTCATACCAAAAGATACGACCTTTTTCAAACCATCACTCACACTCATTGACGACTTTTTCAGCTTATCTTTATGAATCCTTAATAAAAGCCCAGAAGTAGGTGGTGTAAGCGGACAAAATACCCAAAAATACTCCCCCTCTTCTTTTGTGATAAATCCTAGAATCTCCCCTTCACCAATCGTTACATAAGCAACCCCCAAATATTTATCCTTTGAGCTGCCACCTATCATGCTGACTAGATCTTTAATCGTATAATACACACTTCCCATAACAGGAATCTTAGATAGCACCCACTCCCCAAGCTTCACAAAAATGGCATTTTGACGCTTCTCAAATTTATATCCAATATAAAGGATAATCGCAAACATGACTAAGAGTAAGCCAATGCTTACAACAATGCTAGGAAGTGTTGTATCAAGATTCTCATTTGCTATCTTTTTCACAATAAAATGCACCATATCAAGTATGAGAATCCATATACCCTCCAAAATTCCAAATAAGAAGAAAAGTAGCCACACTACAACTGCAAATGGCAAAATCACCATTATGCCTTTACCCAAGATTCTAAATATTGCGTTCATATATTCCCTTTATGTATTATTTTTTTGTATTATAGGCTCTGCTTTGAGGCTTAAAGTATTAAAATCGACACCAATTATTTGAATCTGTATAACTTCATGTGTGTTTATAACGCAATCCTTACAATCAATCTCAACACTACAATAGCCAACTTTATGCAAAGGAAAACCATAGGCGACACTCTTTCTCACCATAAAGACTAAGGCTTCATCATTAAAAGGCACTAAGTCTTGTGCGTAGCGAAGCATTTTTAAGCGTTTATAATATGATTCTATAGAATCAAATTGCACTTCTCTCTTGTTGATATGGGCTAATATAGTCTTTGTTTCACGCATAATGTATTGTAATATTTTTGTGTTATTTTGTAAATGTGCTGTGATTAAGCGATGGACTAAAAGATCGCTATAACGGCGAATAGGCGAAGTGAAATGCGTATAAAATGGGAATCCTAATCCAAAATGCCCGATACTATTACTCATATAATTTGCTTTAGCAAAATGCCTTACAATGCAAAAATCTACAATATGCCTTTTATGCTTTTTTATCGCCTCTTTTTGTAAAGATTGTAGGGTAGTTAGCATACTATTGTGTTTTTTATTGCGTTTAGATTCTATGCTTTTATTGCCTATATTCATATTTGATAAAACATTTAAAAGTTTGTAGAAATCCCTTTTATTTGGCTCTGCATGATTACGATAGATTCCATGTTTTATGCTGTGTAGATACATTGCACTTGCTTGATTTGCAAGTAGCATTGCTTCTTCTACAATAGTGTGAGAAATATCTTTAGAATCTATTGTTATAGAATCTAGTTTTTCATCATCATCTACTTGTAAGGAAAAATCCCTTAACGCTAAATCGATCCCATTTTGCATACGCTTTTTGTATAATAAAACTGCAAGTTTTGAAAAAGCAAGTAAAGACTCTTCAATGGCTTGATTATTTATGGGTTTAGATTCTATATTTTTGCAAGATTTAGAATCTAGTCTAGATTCTAAAAAATGGCTGACTTGCTTATAATTGAGTGAAGCATGCGAGCAAATCACTGCTTTAAAGATTTGAGAATGCAGGACTTTTACATTTCTTTTATGCAGTTTTAAAGCCCAAACTAATGCTAGTCTCTTTTCATCTTGCTTTAAGGAACAAGCATGAGAGCTTAGCTGTGGTGGCAACATGGGAAAGACTTTATTTGGAAAATACAGACTAAAAGCCCTATCCCTTGCTTCTTTATCTAAAGTGCTATCTAGAGAGACATAGCTGCTTACATCAGCGATTGCTACATATAAAATGCTATGTTTAGAATCATAATAAATCGCGTCATCATGATCTTTTGCATTCACAGGGTCAATCGTGCAGAAAGGCAAATGTGTCAAATCATAGCGACATGTATTATCTAGTTGCTTTTTTATATGATTTTTAGGCAATGGTATAGATTCTGTATTCATAAAGCTTTTTGCCATATTTTCTGCTTCATTCAAGGCTTTTTGGCTAAAGTCTTTTGGTGTGTAGTCGTTGATATAGAGGGCTATTTCTCTATCTAAACTGCCTTGTGTGAGATTCCCTAAAACTTCTGTTATCTCATGATTTTCATTAACTGCTATGAGTGTAAATTTTGGCAGGGCTTTTAGGGCTTTTTGTGTGGCTTTTACAGGTAGTATCATGCGGGTATTCAGGGCTTGTGCTACTATTCTTTTTTTGCGTTCTGTAATCATGCAAATATGTCTTGTTACTGCATTAGATTCTGTTGTTTTATGTTTTTTAGAATCTTGTTTTATGTGGCTTGTGTGTTGATTATTTGCATAATATAGATTCTTATTTATTATTATGTTTAGCCCATGTTTATAGTGTAATTCTAACTGCATGACTTTTTTATAGTCATGCTTTGGAATCTCTTGATATTTTTTAGAATCTTTTTTTATTCTAATAAGTAGTAAATCATGTATTTGCAATGGCTTTTTTGAAGTGAGTGCAACATAATAGATATAAGGATTTGTTCGTATAGAATCTTTTTGGGCTTGAAGTCTCTTATAAGATATGCTAAAAAAGGCTTCTGTTAGCATGAGTTTATAGGAAGTGTCTGTATGTGGGATTTTCTCTAGTTTTGTAACTACCATAAATTTTACATCTTTTGGTAGAAAATAATATTCACCTTTTGTAGATATAAGTTTATTTTTACATTCATTTAAAAATGATTGTATAGTTTTGCTTGTCTTAATAGGCGTTTTGCTTAAAGCATGAAAAAGTGCGAGTTTCTTTGCATATTCTTTTGTGCCATTTTTTATTGACAATTTACGCACTCCATGCTTCTATCAACGACATCATCGGCTTCTTTGCTTTGAGAGCGTAGGTAATAAGTAGATTTTAGTCCCAAACTCCATGCAAGCATATAGATTTCATGTAGCTGCTTTCCACTTACAGAATCAAGTCGTATAAAGATATTTAAGCTTTGCCCTTGGTCTATCCACTTTTGACGCACGGCTGCTGCACGCACAAGGTCATGTTGATTAATAGAATAGGCTGATGGATAGAAGTTTATTGTTTCTAGTGTGAGATTAGGCACAACGCTTTTTATCATTCCGCTTAGATTCTCTTCATGCCATATTTGTTTATAAATAGGCTCAATAGTCTGTGTCGTCCCAACGAGTATGCTAATAGAACTTGTAGGTGCGATAGCCATTAAATAGCCATTTCTAATGCCCTCACTCTTCACTAAATCCCTTAAAGATTCCCAATCATAGTGAAAGCTTCTCTCTACAATGGCTTTTGCCTTCTCGTTTGCCTTATCAATAGGGAAAATGCCCTTACTCCAGTTTGAACCTTCATAAGTAGGATATGCCCCCCTTTCTTTTGCTAACATTGCACTTGCTTTAA
Proteins encoded:
- a CDS encoding RluA family pseudouridine synthase; translation: MERKKAPKNKTHAKRDATTKTQKILTKKPIRTEQGEKAYKLLALQRNISTNKAKDLIDSGRVSIKGKRLLIARTLLPLNTKFEVLTTPCVVIFEDDDILALDKSVGIESYSLLKTYPHYKLINRLDKDTSGVILLAKNEKMRQKAIQAFKQKEVEKMYFALIEGKLYEEINIEKKISTQKDSKAKSYVDNEGLHAQSIVTPLQTFTHTTLVSVQIPTGRTHQIRIHLKSIKHPIIGDIIYNKTSLIKAKRLMLHCQKTSLLGYTFESKVDIHEAFGVSES
- a CDS encoding SLC13 family permease, with translation MQNTSTRDREKLDSNIYHTKPLGEVSHMESKEDISPTAQYDKKLDSKTLESTNNTETSSQQSNQTHNTDSINPQQITEDTNNANTTQKEEKQQEKILGVLLGVGLALIIGAIVFCFAYFYLHATLKVSTLIGIMGLLVTLWTNKALPMGVVSLLPIILFPSFGILDTKSATANYANPIIYLFLGGFMIATATEKIGLHRVIAKWFLARFPKNTKGVISALGVASVALGTALSNSTVALLLLPVAMSITDNKILRTRFLLAVAFGASISGITTPIGSPPNLIYLGFLESQGLSGISFTTWIFMMAPLTFLMLFMMIKILSYGVSEEPLNLSLFDSIHVNGTHKRLLVFIAALLVILLLNSPIRPFYNGLGFNENVILLAFGLMMFIPKIGFLDWDDTKSIPYEIIFLFGAGFCIATAFSQAELGGAFTSFFARFDGLPFIAFIFFACVFSIIATGFLSTTALIAILLPIIEVATQPFLSDTSRVLLMLVVTICASFSFMIPISTPPNAIVFAQGGIKAWDMIRFGFLLSLVGIVCVTLFSVWYWWSFLEVKPLG
- a CDS encoding DUF502 domain-containing protein, giving the protein MNAIFRILGKGIMVILPFAVVVWLLFFLFGILEGIWILILDMVHFIVKKIANENLDTTLPSIVVSIGLLLVMFAIILYIGYKFEKRQNAIFVKLGEWVLSKIPVMGSVYYTIKDLVSMIGGSSKDKYLGVAYVTIGEGEILGFITKEEGEYFWVFCPLTPPTSGLLLRIHKDKLKKSSMSVSDGLKKVVSFGMK
- a CDS encoding RNB domain-containing ribonuclease yields the protein MRKLSIKNGTKEYAKKLALFHALSKTPIKTSKTIQSFLNECKNKLISTKGEYYFLPKDVKFMVVTKLEKIPHTDTSYKLMLTEAFFSISYKRLQAQKDSIRTNPYIYYVALTSKKPLQIHDLLLIRIKKDSKKYQEIPKHDYKKVMQLELHYKHGLNIIINKNLYYANNQHTSHIKQDSKKHKTTESNAVTRHICMITERKKRIVAQALNTRMILPVKATQKALKALPKFTLIAVNENHEITEVLGNLTQGSLDREIALYINDYTPKDFSQKALNEAENMAKSFMNTESIPLPKNHIKKQLDNTCRYDLTHLPFCTIDPVNAKDHDDAIYYDSKHSILYVAIADVSSYVSLDSTLDKEARDRAFSLYFPNKVFPMLPPQLSSHACSLKQDEKRLALVWALKLHKRNVKVLHSQIFKAVICSHASLNYKQVSHFLESRLDSKSCKNIESKPINNQAIEESLLAFSKLAVLLYKKRMQNGIDLALRDFSLQVDDDEKLDSITIDSKDISHTIVEEAMLLANQASAMYLHSIKHGIYRNHAEPNKRDFYKLLNVLSNMNIGNKSIESKRNKKHNSMLTTLQSLQKEAIKKHKRHIVDFCIVRHFAKANYMSNSIGHFGLGFPFYTHFTSPIRRYSDLLVHRLITAHLQNNTKILQYIMRETKTILAHINKREVQFDSIESYYKRLKMLRYAQDLVPFNDEALVFMVRKSVAYGFPLHKVGYCSVEIDCKDCVINTHEVIQIQIIGVDFNTLSLKAEPIIQKNNT